Proteins from a genomic interval of Rhizobium etli CFN 42:
- a CDS encoding sialidase family protein has product MDMQLRHLEIYRRQDEFAAWPANYGLWSWGDEIVVVFARGKLGAKGELHELDRDYPFVPWQARSLDGGLTWMGEPFCGQVPGGLSLSADEHLNADLKIRPHLSVRDDLFLLDEPIDFLDPETIVMCARTDVQGDAVSWFYVSRDRCLTWQGPYRFAGLHLPISARTDIVPLGRDHALFMLSTSKEDGAEGRVFCARTGDGGRSFVLQGFVGPEPEGYSIMPASTALSGGAMLTLTRCMGRGGGKGWIEAFTSHDEGKTWTRKGCIVDDTGSNGNPPALGRIEGMLLVVYGYRDPPFGIRMRMSFDDGQTWGAERVIRSDGGTADLGYPRIVKRGEGSLLAVYYFNDGDREERYVAASIVTPAKDQQGAEDGAASLQPQLGAPSCHHGPKRNVSSAFGEQSGEPVVRGRGSRRHDMGG; this is encoded by the coding sequence ATGGACATGCAATTGCGCCATCTTGAAATCTACCGCAGACAGGATGAGTTCGCAGCCTGGCCGGCAAATTATGGTCTCTGGTCCTGGGGTGACGAAATCGTCGTCGTCTTCGCGCGCGGCAAACTCGGAGCGAAGGGGGAGTTGCACGAACTGGATCGTGATTATCCATTCGTACCGTGGCAGGCACGCAGCCTGGACGGAGGACTGACATGGATGGGCGAGCCGTTCTGCGGCCAAGTCCCGGGTGGGCTCTCGCTTTCGGCCGACGAGCACCTGAACGCCGATCTCAAGATTCGTCCCCATCTGTCGGTCCGTGATGACCTCTTCCTTCTGGATGAACCCATAGACTTTCTCGATCCTGAGACGATCGTGATGTGCGCCAGAACCGATGTGCAAGGTGACGCTGTCAGCTGGTTCTATGTCAGTCGGGATCGATGCCTGACATGGCAAGGTCCATACCGTTTCGCCGGTTTGCATCTTCCGATCTCGGCGCGCACCGATATCGTTCCTCTTGGCAGAGACCATGCGCTCTTCATGCTCAGCACCTCCAAAGAGGACGGTGCGGAAGGCAGAGTGTTCTGCGCGCGCACCGGCGACGGCGGGCGCAGCTTCGTCCTTCAAGGCTTTGTCGGCCCGGAACCTGAGGGCTATTCGATCATGCCGGCCTCGACGGCACTTTCCGGTGGCGCCATGCTGACCTTGACGCGCTGCATGGGGAGGGGAGGTGGCAAGGGTTGGATAGAAGCCTTCACCTCCCACGACGAAGGGAAGACCTGGACGCGGAAAGGCTGCATCGTCGACGACACGGGCAGCAATGGCAATCCGCCAGCGCTCGGACGGATCGAAGGCATGCTACTCGTCGTCTACGGCTACCGTGATCCGCCATTTGGTATCAGGATGCGCATGAGTTTCGATGACGGCCAGACATGGGGCGCCGAAAGGGTCATCCGGAGCGATGGCGGCACGGCTGATCTCGGTTATCCCAGAATAGTAAAACGCGGTGAGGGATCCCTGCTCGCCGTCTACTACTTCAACGATGGCGACAGGGAGGAGCGTTACGTCGCAGCGTCTATTGTCACGCCCGCCAAAGATCAACAAGGAGCCGAGGACGGCGCTGCTTCATTGCAGCCGCAGTTGGGAGCCCCATCATGCCATCATGGGCCGAAGAGGAACGTTTCAAGCGCGTTCGGGGAACAAAGCGGGGAACCTGTGGTTCGGGGGCGCGGCAGTCGCCGCCACGACATGGGAGGTTAA
- a CDS encoding spike base protein, RCAP_Rcc01079 family codes for MDASIAPASRAAVVTPNDSAIVGARALYIGTAGDVAIAPRRDVDPVIFKSVPAGTILPVHAAIVALTGTTASNIVALF; via the coding sequence ATGGACGCCTCGATTGCGCCGGCCTCGCGGGCCGCGGTGGTGACGCCGAACGATAGCGCCATTGTCGGCGCCCGCGCGCTTTATATCGGCACGGCCGGCGATGTGGCAATTGCGCCGCGGCGCGACGTGGATCCTGTTATCTTCAAGAGCGTTCCGGCCGGGACGATCCTGCCCGTTCATGCCGCGATCGTGGCGCTGACCGGGACGACGGCGTCGAATATCGTCGCATTGTTCTGA
- a CDS encoding SRPBCC family protein: protein MTNPETASDNSRDLVLVRRFDAPCDLVFRAWTDPKALAQWCGPHGFKAVGDRLEAWPGGRHRACLIAPDGEEHWVGGKYLEVEPPHRLVFTHAWETGAGETSPETIVTITLRESDGGTEMTFRQSGFASVSSLEGHESGWSQSFERLSSFLGTGSEGLNHA from the coding sequence ATGACCAATCCGGAGACCGCCAGCGACAACAGCCGTGACCTGGTTCTCGTGCGAAGGTTCGATGCCCCATGCGATCTCGTTTTCAGGGCATGGACCGACCCGAAAGCCTTGGCGCAATGGTGTGGTCCTCACGGCTTCAAGGCGGTGGGCGACAGACTTGAAGCCTGGCCCGGCGGCAGACACCGCGCCTGTCTGATCGCACCGGATGGAGAAGAGCATTGGGTCGGCGGAAAATATCTGGAGGTCGAGCCGCCGCACCGGCTTGTCTTCACGCATGCCTGGGAGACCGGGGCGGGCGAAACCAGCCCCGAAACGATCGTCACCATCACGTTGCGGGAAAGCGACGGAGGCACGGAAATGACTTTTCGGCAGAGCGGATTTGCAAGCGTATCGTCACTTGAGGGTCATGAATCCGGTTGGTCGCAAAGTTTCGAGCGATTGAGCTCTTTTCTCGGGACCGGATCCGAAGGGCTGAACCATGCGTAA
- a CDS encoding glutathione S-transferase family protein has translation MRKAAMKLYYCETLNPRKACAAARFLQADVEFVRVDLASGEQRSAEFLALNPNGKVPVLQEDAGTLWEANAIMCRLSDTVASDFWPHDHRQIDVLRWLSWDASHFTRHGATLWFETMIKPLFGGEPDAAVIEDAKTSFRLHGRVLDDHLAINRVAVGKTLTVADFALAAALPYATAADIPLAEFRHIQKWYARLEELDAWQNPFPA, from the coding sequence ATGCGTAAGGCGGCGATGAAGCTTTACTATTGCGAGACGCTCAATCCGCGGAAGGCCTGCGCCGCCGCTCGTTTTCTTCAAGCCGACGTCGAGTTCGTCAGGGTTGATCTGGCAAGCGGAGAACAGCGCAGCGCGGAATTCCTGGCGCTGAACCCGAACGGGAAAGTCCCGGTGCTGCAGGAGGATGCCGGGACTTTATGGGAAGCGAACGCCATCATGTGCAGGCTGTCTGATACAGTTGCATCGGACTTCTGGCCGCATGACCACCGGCAGATCGACGTTTTGCGCTGGTTGAGCTGGGATGCCAGCCATTTCACCCGGCACGGGGCAACGCTGTGGTTTGAAACCATGATCAAGCCGTTGTTCGGCGGAGAACCTGACGCCGCCGTGATCGAAGATGCGAAGACGAGTTTTCGGCTCCATGGTCGCGTGCTCGACGATCATCTGGCCATCAATCGCGTCGCCGTCGGGAAGACACTGACCGTGGCGGATTTCGCACTGGCGGCTGCACTTCCTTATGCAACAGCTGCCGACATACCACTCGCCGAATTCCGGCATATCCAGAAGTGGTACGCACGGCTTGAAGAACTGGATGCGTGGCAAAACCCCTTCCCAGCCTGA
- a CDS encoding phage holin family protein, with product MAKSSENTPLSELVSGLVGDVTGLLRKEIDLAKTEASEKLSQALSGVEILLFGLVLAIGAVGVLLSALVGGLAAFLVTQGFTETTASALASLIIGIIIAGIAWALVSRGLAALRGNNLTLDRTATSLRRDVDVVKDKI from the coding sequence ATGGCTAAATCGTCAGAAAACACCCCCCTCTCCGAGCTCGTCAGTGGCCTCGTTGGTGATGTCACCGGCCTGCTTCGCAAGGAAATCGATCTTGCCAAGACGGAAGCTTCGGAAAAACTTTCGCAGGCGCTCAGCGGCGTGGAGATTCTCCTGTTCGGCTTGGTCCTGGCAATCGGGGCGGTCGGCGTGCTGCTGAGTGCCCTTGTCGGCGGTCTCGCGGCCTTCCTCGTGACACAGGGATTTACCGAAACCACTGCCAGTGCGCTCGCCTCGCTGATCATCGGCATCATCATCGCCGGCATCGCGTGGGCATTGGTCTCCCGGGGCCTCGCCGCACTTCGCGGCAACAACTTGACACTGGATCGAACTGCAACCTCGCTTCGCCGCGACGTTGATGTTGTGAAGGACAAAATCTGA
- a CDS encoding DUF3618 domain-containing protein, with the protein MENSMEKTSAELQREIDQDRRRIGDRIDAIQERMSPGQLIDEVIAYAKGSGGAEYVSNLGHALKANPLPVALMGVSLAWLMAKGSPSSGDITTWREDPEYPLYPATGQVRRIGPPAMENGARYSHFADESGKRLKALTDETGGRAGHFMDEAGKTYRGFADASGKQISQITDETGAMLDAATGWAAEKWEQAKSAASELSARASGAASSLSSRSTSAATSLQEQTSKLNEAILTHFRDQPLVGGALAFAVGAAIGAALPHTDTEDELVGEAADSTRDSLSRQAQDAVAQGKEVASEVYHKAVDVASDTHDAVTERVVDEAEAFIDRKDGLGGSDRR; encoded by the coding sequence ATGGAAAATTCAATGGAGAAAACATCGGCCGAGCTTCAGCGGGAGATCGACCAGGACCGCCGCCGGATAGGAGACCGGATTGACGCGATCCAGGAACGGATGTCGCCGGGCCAGCTCATCGACGAGGTCATCGCATACGCCAAGGGAAGCGGCGGCGCAGAGTATGTCAGCAATCTTGGCCACGCGCTCAAGGCGAACCCTCTGCCGGTCGCGCTGATGGGCGTGAGCCTCGCCTGGCTGATGGCAAAAGGCAGTCCGTCGTCAGGCGACATAACGACCTGGAGGGAGGATCCTGAATATCCGCTTTATCCGGCGACCGGCCAGGTCCGCAGGATTGGTCCGCCGGCAATGGAAAACGGAGCGCGCTACAGCCATTTTGCCGACGAATCGGGCAAGAGGTTGAAGGCATTGACAGACGAAACAGGAGGTCGTGCCGGCCATTTCATGGACGAGGCGGGCAAGACCTATCGTGGCTTCGCCGACGCCAGCGGAAAACAGATCAGCCAGATCACCGACGAGACTGGTGCAATGCTCGACGCGGCAACCGGCTGGGCGGCGGAGAAATGGGAGCAGGCGAAAAGCGCCGCGAGCGAGCTCAGCGCCCGTGCCTCCGGCGCGGCGAGTTCGCTGTCGAGCCGATCCACTTCGGCGGCGACCAGTCTTCAGGAGCAAACGAGCAAACTCAATGAGGCGATCCTCACCCATTTCCGCGACCAGCCGCTAGTCGGCGGTGCTCTGGCTTTCGCGGTCGGTGCAGCGATCGGCGCGGCGCTGCCCCATACCGACACCGAGGATGAGTTGGTCGGCGAAGCCGCAGATAGCACTAGAGACAGCCTCAGCCGTCAGGCCCAGGACGCCGTCGCTCAGGGTAAAGAGGTAGCGTCGGAAGTCTATCACAAGGCCGTGGACGTGGCCTCCGATACTCATGATGCCGTCACGGAACGCGTGGTGGATGAAGCTGAAGCTTTCATAGATCGCAAGGATGGCCTCGGTGGAAGCGATCGGCGGTAG
- a CDS encoding GFA family protein: MSKPYTGGCACGAIHYEISAEPIAMNDCQCRDCQLTSGTGHGSYLTFPSRQAVKLEGEASHWQMVADNGNVKTRGFCPACGAPVYLTFSYMPDFFTIHAASLDEPERYRPQLVTYTTRGHAWDRVDPDVPNFEKMPPM, from the coding sequence ATGAGCAAGCCTTACACCGGCGGCTGCGCCTGCGGCGCAATCCATTACGAGATCTCGGCCGAGCCTATTGCGATGAACGACTGCCAGTGCCGCGACTGCCAGCTGACGAGCGGCACCGGCCACGGATCCTATCTGACCTTCCCGAGCCGCCAGGCGGTGAAGCTTGAGGGCGAGGCCAGCCACTGGCAGATGGTCGCCGACAACGGCAACGTCAAAACCCGCGGCTTCTGCCCGGCTTGCGGCGCGCCTGTTTATCTGACCTTCTCCTATATGCCCGATTTCTTCACCATCCACGCCGCCAGCCTCGACGAGCCCGAGCGATATCGGCCGCAGTTGGTGACCTACACCACGCGCGGCCATGCCTGGGACCGGGTCGACCCTGACGTGCCGAATTTCGAAAAGATGCCGCCGATGTAG
- a CDS encoding alpha/beta hydrolase — MSTTRYLLILPLMAVVAYMAVVGLLYFSQRTLLFPGAGAAPVAEQARWGESVHVKTPDGEMLQGLYSQGDSDKPCVLLFFGNGDRVDNYAFLAQALAAHRIGLLAISYRGYPGSTGSPSEQGLLTDGIAAFNWLSAHDGSEIVVMGRSLGTGVAVNTAAQRPAAGVILVSPYLSVLSVAQRHYPYLPVQLLLKDPFRSDLNIGKVRQPKLFLHGRLDDSIPLSSGQALYEIAPEPKRMVIYDGAGHNDIFNDGMVGDVIRFVEALEGNRPRSRHESEGEDHSGGSASNP, encoded by the coding sequence GTGAGCACCACAAGGTACTTGCTGATCTTGCCGCTGATGGCGGTCGTCGCCTACATGGCGGTCGTCGGCCTGCTCTATTTTTCTCAGAGAACCCTGCTTTTTCCCGGAGCTGGCGCCGCACCTGTTGCGGAGCAGGCGCGCTGGGGCGAGTCGGTCCATGTCAAGACGCCCGACGGGGAGATGCTTCAGGGACTGTACAGCCAGGGCGACAGCGACAAGCCCTGCGTGCTGCTCTTTTTCGGAAACGGCGACCGCGTCGACAATTACGCGTTTCTCGCACAGGCGCTAGCCGCGCACAGGATTGGATTGCTGGCGATTTCCTATCGGGGCTATCCCGGATCGACCGGCTCACCCAGCGAGCAGGGGCTGCTGACGGACGGCATCGCCGCGTTCAACTGGCTTTCGGCACACGACGGAAGCGAGATCGTCGTGATGGGGCGGTCACTTGGCACCGGCGTTGCGGTGAACACGGCCGCGCAAAGGCCGGCCGCAGGCGTCATTCTCGTCTCGCCGTACCTGTCGGTTCTGTCGGTTGCGCAGAGGCATTATCCGTACCTCCCGGTCCAGCTTCTTCTCAAGGATCCCTTTCGGTCGGACCTCAACATAGGCAAAGTGAGACAACCGAAGTTGTTCCTCCACGGCCGGCTTGATGACAGTATCCCGCTGTCTTCAGGGCAGGCGCTGTACGAGATCGCACCCGAGCCCAAACGCATGGTGATCTATGACGGTGCCGGCCACAACGATATCTTCAACGATGGCATGGTCGGTGACGTCATCCGTTTCGTGGAAGCGCTGGAAGGAAACCGTCCCAGATCCCGTCATGAAAGTGAGGGCGAAGATCATAGCGGTGGGTCGGCTTCGAATCCATAA
- a CDS encoding dienelactone hydrolase family protein, giving the protein MGIEDYSGSRLSITRVEEPVKTARLLLCLVAFAFAVPEAAAKAEELVRFESVPVKLSPFRIRKARELGEILPQPQGTPLLGFLFRPEGDGPFPAIVVMHGCDHLRSSVRELWPKRLVRWGYVVLVVDSFTTRNLADTCRSHLPARAFDAYGALDFLSKLGFVDAQRVALMGFAAGGTTTLDATKIEGYEQLMERKFRAAIAYYPACDADRGDPTVPTLIMTGERDNWSRAERCQKRLARLSDNAPPVELNIYKGVYHNFDAPEFMVGRRLLGHIEKYDPDAAAKSMRSVYAFLRKYLAN; this is encoded by the coding sequence ATGGGGATCGAGGATTATAGTGGCAGCAGACTGTCGATCACACGGGTGGAGGAGCCTGTGAAAACCGCAAGACTTTTGCTTTGCCTTGTCGCCTTCGCCTTCGCCGTGCCTGAGGCCGCGGCCAAGGCCGAGGAACTGGTGCGGTTCGAAAGCGTGCCGGTAAAGCTCAGTCCGTTTCGCATCCGCAAAGCCCGGGAATTGGGGGAAATTCTGCCTCAGCCGCAAGGCACGCCGCTGCTCGGATTTTTGTTCCGCCCCGAAGGCGACGGCCCTTTCCCGGCAATCGTCGTCATGCATGGATGCGATCACCTGCGTTCGAGCGTCAGGGAGCTTTGGCCCAAACGGCTGGTCAGATGGGGTTATGTCGTGCTTGTTGTCGACAGCTTCACCACCCGCAACCTTGCCGACACGTGTCGGAGCCATCTTCCTGCCCGCGCCTTCGATGCCTATGGCGCTTTGGATTTCCTGTCGAAATTAGGCTTTGTCGACGCGCAGCGCGTCGCCTTGATGGGTTTCGCCGCCGGCGGCACCACGACATTGGATGCGACGAAAATCGAAGGATACGAGCAGCTGATGGAGCGCAAGTTCAGGGCGGCAATTGCCTATTATCCCGCCTGTGACGCAGATCGGGGCGATCCGACGGTGCCGACCTTGATCATGACCGGCGAACGAGACAATTGGAGCCGGGCTGAACGGTGCCAGAAGCGGCTTGCCCGCCTCAGCGACAATGCCCCGCCCGTCGAGCTCAACATCTACAAGGGCGTCTATCACAATTTCGATGCGCCGGAGTTCATGGTGGGAAGGAGGCTGCTGGGTCATATCGAAAAATACGACCCCGACGCTGCGGCGAAGTCCATGCGCAGCGTTTACGCCTTTCTTCGAAAGTACCTGGCGAACTAA
- a CDS encoding SRPBCC family protein → MTDTVLQPDTQEIVVDEVFPHAPETIWKTLTTAELMGRWLMMPAGFEPIEGKRFTYQTTPAGDWDGTIHCQVLEVKPNERLTYAWKGGHAGNTGYGSPLDTVVTFILSRAGNGTRLRLVHSGFVLPKNETAYRKMGEGWKKVVKNIGALAGGED, encoded by the coding sequence ATGACCGACACCGTATTGCAGCCCGACACGCAGGAGATCGTCGTCGACGAAGTGTTCCCGCACGCGCCTGAAACAATCTGGAAAACGCTGACCACCGCCGAGCTGATGGGCCGCTGGCTGATGATGCCGGCCGGTTTCGAGCCGATCGAGGGCAAGCGCTTCACCTATCAGACGACGCCGGCCGGCGACTGGGACGGCACCATTCACTGTCAGGTGCTGGAGGTTAAGCCGAACGAGCGTCTCACCTATGCCTGGAAAGGCGGGCATGCGGGCAATACCGGCTACGGCTCGCCGCTCGATACCGTCGTCACCTTCATTCTTTCCAGAGCCGGAAACGGCACCCGGCTGCGCCTCGTCCATTCCGGCTTCGTCCTGCCGAAGAATGAAACCGCCTACCGGAAAATGGGCGAAGGCTGGAAGAAGGTCGTGAAGAATATCGGCGCCCTTGCCGGCGGCGAGGACTGA
- a CDS encoding ArsR/SmtB family transcription factor: protein MDDRLDAIFSALSDPTRRAILARLANGKATVAELADPFELSQPAISKHLKVLEQAGLIRSGREANSRPRILEPAALKTIADWVADYRRFWDQSFDRLDDYLSKVQGNEK, encoded by the coding sequence ATGGACGACCGGCTTGATGCGATTTTCTCTGCGCTCTCCGACCCCACACGGAGAGCAATTCTCGCGCGGCTCGCCAACGGCAAAGCGACCGTGGCCGAACTTGCCGATCCCTTCGAGTTGTCTCAGCCCGCCATATCAAAGCATCTCAAGGTCCTGGAGCAGGCCGGCTTGATCCGCTCTGGCCGGGAAGCGAATTCGCGTCCCCGCATCCTCGAGCCGGCAGCCTTGAAGACAATTGCTGATTGGGTCGCCGATTACAGACGCTTCTGGGATCAAAGCTTCGACCGCCTCGATGATTATTTGTCCAAGGTACAAGGAAACGAAAAATGA
- a CDS encoding YidB family protein has translation MMSGQMKALLAVLAVAGYQNRDKIRELLRGLQNPQQAGAGGQPSGGLGGILGGLAGSGGLGGLLGGLSSGSIVSGGIGDLLKTFQQNGQGDKMESWVRRGQNAAINDGELATALGPDVLDEIARNTGLSHQEILGRLSRDLPKAVDDLTPEGKVPSPEEAFSSSASQAAPSGGPSSV, from the coding sequence ATGATGAGCGGTCAAATGAAGGCGCTTCTCGCCGTTCTTGCCGTTGCCGGTTACCAGAACAGGGACAAGATCCGGGAGCTCCTGCGGGGCCTCCAGAACCCGCAGCAGGCAGGCGCCGGAGGCCAGCCGTCAGGCGGGCTCGGCGGCATTCTCGGCGGACTGGCCGGCTCCGGCGGTCTCGGTGGCCTTCTCGGCGGCTTGAGCTCCGGCAGCATCGTCAGCGGCGGTATCGGCGACCTCCTGAAAACCTTTCAGCAGAACGGCCAGGGCGACAAGATGGAGTCCTGGGTGCGCCGCGGGCAAAATGCCGCCATCAATGACGGCGAACTTGCCACAGCCCTCGGCCCGGATGTCCTGGACGAGATCGCCAGGAATACCGGCCTCTCGCATCAGGAGATTCTCGGCCGGCTGAGCCGCGATCTTCCGAAAGCCGTCGACGATCTGACGCCGGAGGGGAAAGTGCCGAGCCCCGAAGAGGCGTTTTCATCGTCGGCCAGCCAGGCGGCGCCGTCAGGGGGGCCGAGCAGCGTTTAG
- a CDS encoding ArsR/SmtB family transcription factor, which translates to MIQTAPITTIMRALADPTRRAVFEQIVNSDEITVVELTRASTVTQGAVSQHLKALKLAGLVTERPEGRKVYYRAEPEGLAPLVDWMSHYGTFWRERFADLRTLLKEIDP; encoded by the coding sequence ATGATCCAGACCGCCCCCATCACCACCATCATGCGCGCCCTTGCCGATCCCACCCGGCGGGCCGTGTTCGAGCAGATCGTCAACTCCGATGAGATCACCGTCGTCGAGCTGACGCGGGCAAGCACCGTCACTCAGGGCGCCGTCTCGCAGCACCTCAAGGCGCTGAAGCTGGCGGGACTGGTCACTGAGCGCCCCGAGGGCCGTAAGGTCTATTACCGCGCCGAGCCTGAGGGGCTTGCGCCGCTTGTCGACTGGATGAGCCATTACGGCACATTCTGGCGCGAACGTTTTGCTGATCTCAGAACCTTGCTGAAGGAAATCGATCCATGA
- a CDS encoding AraC family ligand binding domain-containing protein: MRMQKFTIADASLEPSPGQEADIRVGNLVDERHGGPITIGYGRYAPGQSLTETMAVDDVMIVLEGRLSVSTEAGTVSAGPGEIVYMPKGETVTIRSHEEGALTAYVTYPHWRPAHA; encoded by the coding sequence ATGAGGATGCAGAAATTCACGATCGCCGACGCTTCGCTGGAGCCTTCCCCGGGGCAGGAGGCAGACATTCGCGTCGGCAATCTCGTCGACGAGCGGCATGGCGGGCCGATTACCATCGGTTACGGGCGCTACGCGCCCGGCCAGAGCCTGACTGAAACCATGGCGGTTGACGACGTCATGATCGTTCTGGAAGGACGGCTTTCGGTTTCGACAGAGGCGGGAACGGTCAGCGCCGGGCCGGGCGAGATCGTCTACATGCCGAAGGGCGAGACCGTGACAATCCGCTCGCATGAGGAGGGCGCGCTCACCGCCTATGTCACCTATCCGCATTGGCGCCCGGCGCATGCCTAG
- the aac(3) gene encoding aminoglycoside 3-N-acetyltransferase: protein MTAPHFHTRLSLGKDLEKLGLRAGDMVMVHAAISSLGRLLNGPDMFIDALRDVVGRSGTIVAYTDWNGAYDELLDEDGRVPFEWRDHIAPFDPMTSRAIRDNGIFPEFLRTTAGARRSGNPGASVAAIGARADWLTADHPLDYGYGEGSPLAKLVVAGGKVLMAGAPLDTMTLLHHAEHLAEIPNKRLRRYEVPFATPAGVVWRMLEEFDTGDPVVPGLESDCFARIVSAFLAGGQGAQGLIGDAPSVLVDAASICSFAVAWLEHHA from the coding sequence ATGACCGCTCCGCACTTTCATACCCGTCTCTCGCTCGGCAAGGATCTGGAGAAGCTCGGACTCCGCGCTGGCGACATGGTCATGGTGCATGCCGCCATCAGCAGCCTCGGGCGGTTGCTCAACGGTCCCGACATGTTCATCGATGCGCTGCGCGACGTCGTCGGCCGTTCCGGCACCATCGTCGCCTACACGGACTGGAACGGCGCCTATGACGAACTGCTCGACGAGGACGGCCGTGTTCCTTTCGAATGGCGCGACCATATCGCGCCTTTCGATCCCATGACCTCCCGGGCGATCCGCGACAATGGCATATTCCCGGAATTCCTTCGAACGACGGCAGGGGCGCGGCGCAGCGGCAATCCCGGCGCCTCGGTCGCGGCGATCGGCGCCAGAGCCGACTGGCTGACCGCCGACCACCCGCTCGATTACGGCTATGGCGAGGGCTCTCCGCTCGCCAAACTCGTGGTGGCCGGCGGCAAGGTCCTCATGGCCGGAGCCCCGCTCGATACGATGACCCTTCTCCACCACGCCGAGCACTTGGCTGAAATCCCGAACAAGCGCCTGCGCCGCTATGAAGTGCCCTTTGCCACGCCGGCCGGCGTGGTGTGGCGCATGCTCGAGGAATTCGACACCGGCGACCCGGTCGTGCCCGGGCTCGAAAGCGATTGCTTCGCCCGGATCGTCAGTGCCTTTCTCGCCGGCGGGCAGGGCGCACAGGGCCTGATTGGAGACGCGCCATCGGTGCTGGTCGATGCGGCTTCGATCTGCAGCTTCGCTGTCGCCTGGCTGGAGCATCACGCCTGA
- a CDS encoding alpha/beta hydrolase translates to MLKKQPIRPRLGTISVIDDHQVHVLESGSPNGSPVVVLHGCGSLAEEVLLPLENSQQRLIAIDRPGYGWSSSLLPQERGPLGQSFWLERFLDTSGLGPVTIVGHSIGSAPALHLAARRAELVKALLLISPCCSPVPPKPLILLRTAVAPVIGPLIRRHIMSRWASLFLRHGLRSSSFPNALPSHLNMLPADHMIRPTAIETMADELRAFNRDMALLPGLPEQVPIHVLFGSQDPVVDPSLHIDWLRQRHPRLLVKRLEGVGHMPHHVAPAVALRMLNAMIEERSALPTVKPGLLTDVA, encoded by the coding sequence ATGTTGAAAAAGCAGCCCATCAGGCCCAGACTCGGGACGATCAGCGTCATCGATGACCATCAGGTTCATGTCCTTGAAAGCGGCTCACCAAACGGAAGCCCGGTTGTTGTTCTGCATGGCTGCGGCAGTCTGGCGGAAGAGGTGCTGCTTCCTCTCGAAAACAGCCAGCAGCGACTGATTGCCATCGATCGTCCTGGTTACGGTTGGAGTTCCTCGCTTCTGCCGCAGGAACGGGGTCCACTCGGGCAATCTTTCTGGCTTGAGCGCTTTCTCGATACCTCGGGGCTAGGCCCTGTCACGATCGTCGGCCATTCGATCGGCAGTGCCCCGGCCCTTCATCTGGCTGCCCGCAGAGCTGAGCTCGTAAAGGCACTCCTGTTGATCTCGCCCTGCTGCAGCCCCGTTCCCCCGAAGCCTTTGATCCTGCTGCGCACCGCCGTCGCGCCGGTGATAGGGCCGCTGATCCGCCGACACATCATGTCTCGCTGGGCCTCTCTCTTTCTCCGGCACGGGCTTCGGTCATCATCATTCCCCAATGCACTGCCGTCCCACCTGAACATGCTGCCTGCGGACCATATGATCCGGCCCACCGCGATTGAAACCATGGCTGACGAGCTGCGCGCTTTCAACCGAGACATGGCTCTGCTGCCCGGCCTGCCTGAGCAGGTTCCCATCCATGTGCTCTTCGGGTCGCAAGACCCGGTCGTCGATCCGAGTTTGCACATCGACTGGCTCCGGCAGAGGCATCCCCGCCTTCTCGTGAAACGCCTGGAGGGCGTCGGCCATATGCCGCATCACGTCGCCCCGGCCGTGGCATTGCGGATGCTGAACGCGATGATCGAGGAGCGTTCCGCCTTGCCGACCGTCAAGCCTGGACTGTTGACGGATGTAGCATGA
- a CDS encoding antibiotic biosynthesis monooxygenase family protein, with protein sequence MSIATLPAPPYYVVCFSSQRTQIEDGYGDVGAAMVELAQQQPGFLGFESARRADGFGIINSYWRDEESIRAWKAVVDHVEAQRRGRADWYTRYEIRVALVGRAYGFEADPPL encoded by the coding sequence ATGTCTATCGCGACCTTACCTGCACCGCCCTATTACGTCGTCTGCTTCTCGTCGCAACGAACGCAGATCGAAGACGGCTACGGTGACGTCGGCGCTGCGATGGTGGAATTGGCACAGCAGCAGCCCGGATTTCTGGGTTTCGAAAGCGCCCGCCGTGCGGACGGCTTCGGCATCATCAACTCTTATTGGAGAGACGAAGAAAGCATCCGGGCATGGAAAGCAGTTGTCGATCACGTCGAAGCGCAACGCCGGGGCCGGGCAGACTGGTACACGCGTTATGAAATTCGTGTGGCGCTCGTTGGAAGAGCTTATGGATTCGAAGCCGACCCACCGCTATGA